The sequence below is a genomic window from Verrucomicrobiota bacterium.
GAACAGGGAATGGGCCACACGGAATCTCAACAACCAGAGGTTTCTTTATCAGACCGCCCCAACTGATCTCGGACGCATCGTGCACGAATACTGCGTCAACGAAAGAATAGGCTGCTCGAATGGAGGCTTGGTGGAACCAATTTGGACCACGAACATAATCACGAACCGGGTCATGAACGATCGCGGCGATCCGAGTTCCGCTATCGCGAAGTCTTCTGAAATGGTGTGCCCAGAGCGGCGCAAGATATTCACCCCATGAGGAGAGAAGGAGCCAGTCAGGTATTCTTTTCCGCGTCTCATGTGCGAGACTTCTCTTATCGCGGATGGTCGTTTGGAGAAACAAGCCGACTCTTCCGAGCTTACCCGGAAAATGGAGGCGAGGCTTCTTCGCTACAGACTTATGCGCGGAGCATTCGATGCCTACCTCTTTCGCAAGAGCACGCCTTTGCTCCAAAGCATAACGGGCAAGTCCGCCTTCATTGTAGGCGCAGTGATACAGCAGTTTTAAAGTAGACACAACGAGATGTATCTTAAAGAGTATTGGGTTCCTGGTTAGGCTCTTGAACCTTTCTATCTGCAGGCCCGAATTGGATGGTAGCGGCTGGTGTCATGCGCCAGAGGGGCTCCGACCTACCGCACGCCGAACTTATCGGTAAACTCCCGATCAAGTTTTCGAGTCGTGAGCCGTTTTTTTACCCAAAGTTTGAATTGTTTGAGAGGGGTATCGCGGAACTCATCGCTGCAGTTGTCGCCATGTGAAAGCGTATATGCGACTGCACTCAGCGGAAAAAACGGACTCGCCCCCGAAAGGTGCGGCCTAAGAAACGCCTCCATGTCACTATGGCTTAAACGGCACCATGGTATTTTGCGGAGCTCGTTATCGTCATCCGATCTCGGCAGATCAAAGAGGGAAGCGCTTATGATTGCTGTCGACCCACACAGGTTAAGTAGCCTGTCTGTATGCGACCATCTTTTTATGTCGGCATACCAAATATAACCTCGGTTAACTAGCCAACCAGCTTGTTGAGGCAACTCTCGGTAGGTCTTTACAAAGTTCCGATGAAAGTAATCATCCGCATCGAGCACGAACCAATCGGTTACTTCTTGCTGTTGGAGATGTCGCATCCCAAGCGATATTTTTCGCTGCTTATCTAATATTCGATCAAAATCCGCGTAGTTGGAGTAAGAGCCACCTCGCTTTAAGGGAGGCAGATCGAAAGAACTTTCGATCCAAACGATTTTTCTCGTCCATTCACTCCAAGGCAGATCGGGTTGCTCATGCCCAACGACCACGGAGCACCAACCGTCCTCTGATTGACGGAGTAGACTCTTCAAGGTGCCTTTGAGGCACCTAGTGACTCCCGGCCAGTCCTTTGAGACACGTTTTGACTTAAGTGGGATGACGATTCCGAGCTTCACCTTGATTCACTCGGATGAAAGAGGCTACTTTGATAGGCCAAGGTGTCTGTTTCCGACTCGATGATGCAGTAATGCCTACTCGACAGAATTTTCCGGCTTTCTAAGCGGTCAGACCTATTTAAATGAATCGTCTCGAAGTGAATAATACTTGGCGGACTCCTCATGGCGAGAGCATACTTAACAATCTCGAAGTCAAAGCCTTCGGTATCGATTACTAGGATACCGATTTCGCTGAGATTACATTCCTCGCAGATGTGAAATCCTGCGTGTCTGTAAATAGAGATTAGGAGATTTTTTAGTTTGTTGGCCATTTTTGACTTCCTTTACTTGAAAGAGTTGAAGTACTTCGTCTCGGTGGTTCATACGATGAACGGAGAGTGGTTTAGGCTATAGTTAAGTGTGTCCTGACGCTCGCCGACTTTTTTTGCTGGTATGCCCGCAACTATTGAATTCAGCTCGACACTTTTGGTAACGACAGCCCCAGCACCAACCACGGCACCATCGCCAACCTTCACTCCGGGCAGAATAATCGCCCGATAGCCAATCCAGACGTGGTTCCCAATAATGACATCGTCACCGCGGTCAGCGAAGTTAGGTGATCGGGGGTCGTGGCCAAGGGTCAAAACCGCGGCTTCTGGGCCAATTGAGACATCTGCGCCCGTTCGGA
It includes:
- a CDS encoding DapH/DapD/GlmU-related protein, whose amino-acid sequence is MNKRLLAGTLAAYSYNHWLSNCPSRRVRRIFLKQWLGDLGLGTGIQMGCRFLNGRRIHLGERNVINFGCLLDGRRYAIRTGADVSIGPEAAVLTLGHDPRSPNFADRGDDVIIGNHVWIGYRAIILPGVKVGDGAVVGAGAVVTKSVELNSIVAGIPAKKVGERQDTLNYSLNHSPFIV